One Siniperca chuatsi isolate FFG_IHB_CAS linkage group LG3, ASM2008510v1, whole genome shotgun sequence genomic region harbors:
- the klf3 gene encoding Krueppel-like factor 3 isoform X2: MLMYDYPLKTDMETSFYSSLVKTPEPYGVIFSHPTHLYHPTHMHAFTQSHTPSNPTHTQMEPVDLSVSKRTSSTSSSSSPHRSSTSSPASSRSSPPSPYSSASRASPRCSPQHSQLRSSPPTPTLPYPTMVSPLIGTGSGVIQGSGVMLSPVMVPLSVLYSSPLHLHQQIMVSPPVASDDDHHRSREQKTVHSTKPLELRGDAHDLHKPIKTEPRHELAHDLHSSHEMKSSVIRIPQEYGGNNPSVIVHSGTQHPLPADSPDTLKKRRIHRCDFAGCNKVYTKSSHLKAHRRTHTGEKPYKCMWEGCTWKFARSDELTRHFRKHTGVKPFQCPDCERSFSRSDHLALHKKRHLLV; encoded by the exons ATGCTGATGTATGATTACCCTCTGAAGACAGACATGGAGACG TCATTCTACTCCTCGTTAGTGAAAACACCGGAGCCATACGGAGTGATCTTCTCCCACCCCACCCACCTCTACCACCCAACGCACATGCATGCCTTCACCCAGTCCCACACCCCCAGcaaccccacacacacccagatGGAGCCCGTGGACCTGTCAGTCAGCAAGcgcacctcctccacctcttcttcctcctcccctcaccgctcctccacctcctccccgGCCTCCTCACGCAGCTCCCCGCCTTCCCCATACAGCTCGGCGAGCCGCGCCTCCCCCCGCTGCTCCCCCCAACACTCCCAGCTGCGCTCCTCGCCACCCACTCCCACACTTCCATACCCCACCATGGTGTCTCCCCTGATTGGCACGGGCTCTGGGGTCATCCAGGGGTCAGGGGTCATGTTGTCTCCAGTCATGGTGCCTCTGTCCGTCCTCTACTCCTCGCCTCTCCACCTGCATCAGCAGATAATGGTGAGCCCACCTGTTGCCAGTGACGACGACCATCATCGAAGCAGGGAGCAGAAGACAG TTCACTCTACGAAGCCCCTGGAGCTGCGAGGCGACGCCCACGACCTGCACAAGCCAATCAAAACAGAGCCTCGCCATGAGCTCGCTCATGACCTCCATAGCAGCCACGAGATGAAATCATCAGTGATCAGGATACCACAGGAATACGG GGGGAACAACCCATCAGTAATAGTCCATTCGGGCACACAGCATCCTCTCCCCGCCGATTCTCCTGACACACTGAAAAAGCGGCGAATTCACCGCTGCGACTTCGCCGGCTGCAACAAAGTGTACACCAAGAGCTCCCACCTCAAAGCACACCGCAGGACACACACCG GTGAAAAACCCTACAAGTGCATGTGGGAAGGCTGCACGTGGAAGTTCGCCCGTTCAGACGAGTTGACGAGACACTTCCGCAAGCACACAGGAGTCAAACCGTTCCAGTGCCCCGACTGTGAACGCAGCTTCTCCCGTTCCGACCACCTGGCTTTGCACAAGAAACGCCACCTCCTTGTGTGA
- the klf3 gene encoding Krueppel-like factor 3 isoform X1, with product MSLACAAMLMYDYPLKTDMETSFYSSLVKTPEPYGVIFSHPTHLYHPTHMHAFTQSHTPSNPTHTQMEPVDLSVSKRTSSTSSSSSPHRSSTSSPASSRSSPPSPYSSASRASPRCSPQHSQLRSSPPTPTLPYPTMVSPLIGTGSGVIQGSGVMLSPVMVPLSVLYSSPLHLHQQIMVSPPVASDDDHHRSREQKTVHSTKPLELRGDAHDLHKPIKTEPRHELAHDLHSSHEMKSSVIRIPQEYGGNNPSVIVHSGTQHPLPADSPDTLKKRRIHRCDFAGCNKVYTKSSHLKAHRRTHTGEKPYKCMWEGCTWKFARSDELTRHFRKHTGVKPFQCPDCERSFSRSDHLALHKKRHLLV from the exons AT GAGCCTGGCCTGTGCAGCCATGCTGATGTATGATTACCCTCTGAAGACAGACATGGAGACG TCATTCTACTCCTCGTTAGTGAAAACACCGGAGCCATACGGAGTGATCTTCTCCCACCCCACCCACCTCTACCACCCAACGCACATGCATGCCTTCACCCAGTCCCACACCCCCAGcaaccccacacacacccagatGGAGCCCGTGGACCTGTCAGTCAGCAAGcgcacctcctccacctcttcttcctcctcccctcaccgctcctccacctcctccccgGCCTCCTCACGCAGCTCCCCGCCTTCCCCATACAGCTCGGCGAGCCGCGCCTCCCCCCGCTGCTCCCCCCAACACTCCCAGCTGCGCTCCTCGCCACCCACTCCCACACTTCCATACCCCACCATGGTGTCTCCCCTGATTGGCACGGGCTCTGGGGTCATCCAGGGGTCAGGGGTCATGTTGTCTCCAGTCATGGTGCCTCTGTCCGTCCTCTACTCCTCGCCTCTCCACCTGCATCAGCAGATAATGGTGAGCCCACCTGTTGCCAGTGACGACGACCATCATCGAAGCAGGGAGCAGAAGACAG TTCACTCTACGAAGCCCCTGGAGCTGCGAGGCGACGCCCACGACCTGCACAAGCCAATCAAAACAGAGCCTCGCCATGAGCTCGCTCATGACCTCCATAGCAGCCACGAGATGAAATCATCAGTGATCAGGATACCACAGGAATACGG GGGGAACAACCCATCAGTAATAGTCCATTCGGGCACACAGCATCCTCTCCCCGCCGATTCTCCTGACACACTGAAAAAGCGGCGAATTCACCGCTGCGACTTCGCCGGCTGCAACAAAGTGTACACCAAGAGCTCCCACCTCAAAGCACACCGCAGGACACACACCG GTGAAAAACCCTACAAGTGCATGTGGGAAGGCTGCACGTGGAAGTTCGCCCGTTCAGACGAGTTGACGAGACACTTCCGCAAGCACACAGGAGTCAAACCGTTCCAGTGCCCCGACTGTGAACGCAGCTTCTCCCGTTCCGACCACCTGGCTTTGCACAAGAAACGCCACCTCCTTGTGTGA